ccATGCAGCCAGTCCCACCTGCTCCGGGTCTGCCACCCTGCAGCGTGTTCTGTCTGCCTTATTGGTCTGGTTGTTCTCTTTGACTGTTTCTTTGATTCCATGGTTgttagagttccatgcagtttggttttctggtacttctggttgtttattgattttagattggttgttatcctccttttggttgtacaaggaagaaaaaggtttctacctacaacctccatcttgcccagaacCCCCTTTCCTCAATATTCATCCACTAGTATTGTCAAAATACTAGATAGGTGATTAAATAATTACAATGAACTTGACAAGtaaaataattgcaaaaatacAGGGGAGACAAATCAGTCCCAGGACATATTTAACGTAATCACTTACAGTACCTTGATATGAGGGTGCTTGATACATACATGCTTAATTGGTAAATAGAAAAGACCCTTCAGGTTAATTCTTGGGCTGACCCAGGGATTCATATACAATCTTTAGTTAAGGGTATAGTACAGGCTATAGTACTAAGAGGTCCAAACTGAATTCCATTTCCAGGCTCACATGTGACCAAACCTATATCCCTCAATGAACTAGAGATTCTTAGGTATCCAAAAGACTCAGGATAACCCGTGGCCAAACTGAACTTTCAGGGCAGCTCTTGAAGTACGGAGCTTCACAGGCTAAGAATGCATCTCTAGATCTGCTCTAAAGGATAGGTGAGTGGGAGGAGCCAGGATCAGGGGAAGCAGATACATCtaacaatgagataaaatttGATTAGATACAGAATTAGGTAGGAAAAGACAAGGTGATTTCAAGTATTTACTTAATACGGCAGGGTCttacatatatttatagattGCAGAGGATGAGTCAGCAGGAAATGAAGCTGAAGTGAGAAAGACAGGGTCAGAGTAAGAGAATGATAAAGCAGGGTCACAAGAGGAGATGGAACCCTGAGTCCTCTAGGAAAGCCAATTTCTGTGCAGAGTGAGAATTGAGTTGAAGGGagaattttcccatttcactttTACACTGGTATTTgcctaaacttttaaaataattaacattgaacatgtattaattttctagtggaaaaaatgtaaaagataccAGCAGAATAATAAGCTTTGAATAACATACATGGCAGAAAACACCCACAACTGCTTGGCTCTCATGATCTCCCCTTTCTGCTTTACCTGTATGTAGCAGTACCTCTACGTCATATATGCTAGTTTTGTGGCTTTAGCTAAACTTTGTTTAGCTAAACATCTCAAAGGCAAAAATTATGGCACATTTTGTATCTTcctatatatttaatttagtCAAAAAAACATGGATTGGGAAGTGTGCTGCAGGTGACATTAACATAATCAAAAGATAACTATTTTGATACATATGGGAATTTAGTATATGGAAAAGAATGCATTTCAAATCAAGGTGGGGAAAGATAGGTAATTCAATAGACAGTGGCATTCAATGGGCATCTGCAAAAAAGTAAAGTTGGGTTTGGTCACATCTCACATCTAAAACCAAAATATATTCCTGTATAGAAAAAATCGtgggcttaaaaaaaatcttggaatgAGGAATGCTTCTCTATATATGACACAAAATGCAGTagtatagagaaaaatattgatcaaTTCAACTTGAAAAACATCAGCctggaaaaaatatgaacaaagtcAAAACAAATGACAAGGTGAAAATATCTGCAACTCGAATCACAGACCAAGaactattttctttaataaagaacttattacaaatcagtaagaaaaagaccagtaacccaaaagaaaaatgagttacccaaaagaaaaaggacataagttatttcattaaaaatagatCTTATACTCAGTGTCACTTATAataaaagagatgcaaattaaaactatgaaatactattttttaaatgataaagttGGCACAGATCAACAAGTTTGTTAACATTCTATTGATAAGCATGTGGGGAAAACAGGTACTCTCATGTATTGCTGATATTTAAGTTGGTACAACCTTTATGGTAAGTACTGCCCATTGGTAAAATACGAGGTTTGTCCAGAAactatccagctatgtaatatgaaaaatagaggtatttattgaagaagataccagatacaagaaacattgtacctaggacGATAACGtttcagttgccttcaaagtaggcaccttgggacctcacacagttctctgatCTTTCTTGATTGCAGCCCATAAGCATTCAACCTTCTCAAGAGTTCTGcttattgcaggccttccagaatatggatcactttcaacagattctcgatcATCTGAAGCATTGTGCCACACTTTAATTTGCGCTGCACTCATTGTATTGTTGcagaaagccttctgaatcatctgaatagtttccatggaggactgttcaagcttaacacaaaatttgatacagattcattgctctactcactcagtcattttgaatgtgatggccacacagtgcacatgctcactcaacagcatctaccacccccactgactagtacagtgaagttgtcattgttcacacatgagcattccaggccactctccttggctgccagattacattgctgttgtacaaactgttctcgttacaTAAACAATGGTTgcacttttttcagacagaccttcATGTACTCCAACCGCATCTCCTACCATTTTCTCTTGCTTCATCTGTATGAGCCACATCGCCCTCCTTGCTGTCCCTCAACTGTGCCAAGCACACTACCCTGGGACCTATGCACTTACCTTTCTCCACTACCCCTGAAATGCATATTTTTTCCCTACTTGCTTCAGGCCTTTGCTCAAATGTTACCTCTTCAGTGGGACCTTCTCTGATCAACTGTATCAAAACCAATGGCTTCCACCCCCTCTGACTACTTATCATAGGACATAACTTGTTTACTGTTCCCTTTCCAACTAGACTGTAAACCTTATAAAGGCAAGGACTTTGTTGTACATACTGCTGCATCCCCAGACTCTAGAACAGTACATGCTCAGCACATAGTGGGTACTTATACAGTACAAAGcactgaaagaaaggaagaaaggaagaaagaaagaaactaactCTTTGGAAGAAAATTTAGCAATATCTCTGAAAATTTAGAATGCACATATCCAGCAATTCCCCTCTATGCATTATTTATAGTCATGTACACATGCAAAATAGAGAATTTATAAGGTTATTTGCATTGTTTGTAAcagtgaaaggagaaaacaatctaaagtcaactttaaaatatatcatctatatctataaactaaaatattatgCAGATATGAAGGAATCTCCAATTCTGAAAATTCTTTTGCCACCTTTGGCAAATATACATGAGTCATGACCATCTTAAGTCCCTGGTGGTGTCACTATAAGAATGATCCCTTTAGTGGGGGCTTATAATGGTAAAGAGAGTAGAAACAGACAAAGAATGActaatttttccagctttatttagTATTAATTTCCTTGCAGAAAATGCAGGATTTCTACTGATCAAATAATAATATAGAAAGAAAGATCTGTACACATATAACCTTGTTCAACAAAAATCTTCTTTGTACATGCAAATTCAGGAACAGGTCTAAACTGGCAGTACttattgttcatttattatgGGTAGAGttcccattttataaagaaaCCTCTTACTTACAGGAAGAGGTTCAGGGTTTCAGAATATCTTTGGTTTATATTTCCTGATACCAGAAGGGCAGAATTCCCCTGCTGTCCATCAAAGGACATGGACTTGCTCTTCTACTCCAGGATTAAATACTTGTAAAACAGAGTTAAATGTATATAAAGACATAATATATACAGGATAATCCCCTTGTAACCATACACACCCTCTAATCTTATCCAATTATAATTTGCTTACTgtacccttcccctctttttcctcccaATTTCTCTCATCTGGAATCCTATACAAGCTTCTATTCAAGTACTACCACTTCAAGGGCCAAAGTCCCATCTTGCCACTAAAGGAGCAAGTCTTCCCTGACTATTCTGCTCTACAGTAATCTAGGCTGTGACTCTTTTTCATCTTTATCAATCATTTGGCTTTAATATTTTTGCTGCCTAATACTGTTCATTAGCTTTTCACAAGTTTTTGACATATCTTCCAATTAGATTGTAAGCTCCTTAAAGTCAGATTCCTATGTTCTGTTTTTTCTATATTCCTCATGCACCTACATAGTAGATTTTCTACATGTCTTGGTTTTGAAGTCACATGGTCAATCCAAATATGATCCAACATGTACATTTAGTGTTCTTTACAGAATTTTCTAGAACTAATCTCTATTCTCCGTATAAACATGGAGTTTCTGTtacccaataaatgtttgttttgggGATCAGAACTCATCTGCTGACTCTGTGTCCCAGCCACAAGACTGCAGTTCATCCTGTGGAAATTCAACTTCGATGTCATAAACAAAATTTGGATCATCCTTCTTCTTCTGATTTTTCTCAAAAAGTTCATCCATGATGCTCTTCCTTTTAGCAAGTTCCTTGTCATCTAGTTTGTTCAGGTCTTCCTCAGGATCAATAGTTGTTTCCCGTCGAATTTGTTCCATTGTTTCTGCCAAACTCTGTCCCAACAAGTAACCTCGTAAAAAAACGAATAACTTCTCTAGCTGTCTCAAGGACACCTGTTCCAAGTAACTCTTGTGTCGTGGATTATTCTTTAATTGTTCAGCAGCTCTGTTGCAATCTAGGAGAGAAACAAAACTATATATCACACAGAACCTATATACCACAAACTATTGGTGCACCGCACACTACTGACATCATTATCTGCCATTATAGCCAAGTAGCAAAGTGGCTTTTTTGAGAACAACTTATTCTGCAGAACTATTCTGTTATATTGAGCTTTGAGTGTGGTAGAGAAAGGAGggatgtattttttattttggtaaccTAAGACGTCTGTTTAACTCTGAATGCCATGTCACGCCATAAGACTCAAATCATTCTTAAGTGATTTAGAGAATATTTAAGATAGGAGGTGCGATAAAACATGAGGTACCTGAAAACTTTGAAAAGTTTCGTACAGGCATAATGCGCTGGCGACTTTTCCCCTTCATTTCATTCTCATAGATTAAGATAATAGCTGGAGGCTGGAATCTAACTCCACATTTCTTGGCAGTGCACATCATTCTCACATACACTTCAGGGTAAATCAGAGGAAATCTTATGAAGATGTGTTAATCACATAATGACTtcctacaaaaaagaaaaaaaattaccagaagTGTTAGATAAATcacactcctccccacctctcctccccagcatATCTGGCTCTAGTCCAGATCTACATCAGTTCTAGAGATGCATGATCAGCCTACCAAGCTCAATATTTCAAGAGTTATCCTAAAAGTTCAGTTTGGCCCTTGGTTAGCCTTAGTCTGTTGGATCCCTGATTCATTGAGGGCTGTAGCTATAGTCACACATGAGCTTAGAAACGCAGTTCAGTTTTGATTTCTTAGTGTTCTGTACTCTTAAACAAAGTTTGTGTATGAACCCATGAGTCAGCCCAAGAACTGACTTACAGGATCTTTTTTATTTACCAATTAAACAAGTATATACAAGCATGCTCTATAATCTTAAACATTATGCCTGGAGGGGTTCACCGGACCAAATCTGTTTACTTTGTACTTTCCCAATTATTGTACTCATGGAGTTTttgtaattacttatttttttaaagattttatttatttatttttagaaagaggggaagggaggaagggagaaaaacatcaatgtccaaaagaaacattgatgggttacGTCTCACATGCCCGCAACCAGGGACCTTTTCTGTAAACCAGGCTGGTGCCCTTacaagaatcaaaccagccacctttccctttgcaggacaatgcccaacccactgagccacaccagtcagggctataattgcttatttaatcatttttcttcccttctgttcTATATGCTCCAAGAGGGCAGGGATTATATCCACTGTTTACCACAATATCACAGTGCAACACCTGGAATATAGTAGGCATTCTGTACATAGTTAActcaatatatgaaaataagacagACTGTGTACATCCTGTAAGTTTTTACAGTCTGTATGATCAAAAAGGCAGACCCAATGCAGAATCAGCCTATACATATACATGGCAATAAAGTTTACATGACTTTTAGTTCAACCTATTTGTCtcattatatgatttttttttcagtgacaaGAAATACAACTATTTTGTAGGTTAATACTTTCtattcccttttccctcccctgcccccaatgCCAAAGTATACTTAATTATAGGGACTATTTTAGATATGACTACATTATTCCCAGGAGAATTTGCAAATATCAAGGAACCTAGAAGTAAAGCAGCATAGGGTAACCATATACTCAGTTCTGTCCATGAATCACCATAGGAACATAGTTATTTAATACATGTTCACTGTAGAAAACTGGAGGGGATGGGGTATAGGGAACCTATCCACATGGCATGGTGAATGTAACCCAGCCCAATTTGGAAAACTGGTGGGGAGCAAGTCGACACACAGGAACCGAGCCCATGGATCGGTTTTCTGatagggaatcaggcctacattgtacctaggctgctatgaggctcgctttttgctaaaactccctcatgctgaattgagacagcaaatgtttactgcatatctttaaaataacttcctaaaatctatgctaaacctcccaaggatggagtgtaaccaggtCAACCACGTTTCCCCTTGCATCtgaaacatccttttctttgaagtaattgaCAACATCCTTTCCTGtgttatctataaaaggtaaccacctaaagcgaacctgtgcataggaaatgaggaccatcctcaatgtatataattcccagaaaagcaataaaagcctgtgcAGGCAAGGATCGGGGCCCTCCTCTCAGAGAGTAGCCATCctgtcctttttctccacaggacttctgtagtttgtgtgaatttgttcatcccAGCCACAACACGCAGACCTCACAGTCTGGAGTCCACATCAACAGGAGgtggaagaaacataaaataagcGCCCTTGATTCCTTCCAGCCTTTTTTCTagacatagttttatttttttaactatagtATGGTCTTTTATATTACACATACTATTAAATTTAAAGAACCTTTCAAATTTAACAATCTATGTAATTTTGTCATTAAGTTCCActaaaatgtgaatatttatatGACTGCTGAATTTCCTATGGATATACCAAAATGTCTATTATTCACCCTGTATTGTTGGATGTGAGAATTTTGTACTTAGAAAATTaataacatgtaaaaaaatgCTTCTTCAAATTTATGTGCTCTGCCCCTGATCTAATGCAATTATCCCACTccaccccctctttcttcctatttttttaaacaaatactaatCCCAGTTCATCTCACTAAAATCTGGTACATTAGCACATTTTCTAGGAGATTCCACTGAGCACAAATTCCATACACTCAAGCAAATGGCTGTACTGATGAAGAATGTATACAATTGACACTCAATAATGTAATTTTGACTATAGacgtttttatatttttaatttaacttttatttttactaatgttTGTATTATCTAAAATGTAAAGTAAGTCTGAGACCTTTAATAAATCTACGGTCCCCTGCTCTTCCCCTCTCTATGGACAAccagtttcaatttttttcaagagTTTCTTCCAAAATTTATCTCAATAGTTCATCGTAGCATGTTTATTCtgctattttcagtttttatcttctGGCATCTTTCCTCTTTGAGACATTTGTCCTACAGCCCTCTGTTCTGCTCTAACCTGCAATGGACACTCTTTCGGCCTACTTACAGATTCAACTCAATTCATGAAGACAGACGGATGCTTCTTCCTAGACACTAATACTCTCCCCTTCCCCCGTATCCCCACCCCAGGGATCAGTGACTGCCAGAATCTAGCCAAGCATCCCCCACAGTGTACGGATTTTGCCAACGTGTAGACAGACAATCCTCTCCCTACTCACGTCTCTATCagtgaaagacttttttttaccCTTAGAGAAGTACAGAAAATGCATTCTCTCCGGCAGGACATCATCTAAAAACTCCGTGAGGGGCTTGTTTCCATCCAACTGCAGTGCACTGTGAAGCACTTGACTCGACTTTGACACCTGGCGGATTCTGGCACTGCAGGAAGAGGCAACAACCACGGTCCTGCAGACGTGGCTGTGGGGTAAAACTCCCCGGCAGGTGGCCCGAACCCACAAATACCTGGAAGTGGAGGTCAAGGACGACAACTAGGAGAGCGCCCTCCCAAGCCAGCGTGCCCAGGTCACGTTCGGGCTCCAAGCCCAGGAAACGGTTCCCACAGAAACAGCCCCGGTGCACTCAAAGGCGCTTGCGCCTCTCCTAGCCCCGCCCTCAACCGGAACAGCCAGGGCGGGGCATCTAGGGAGCGAACCAAGGGTCCAGGATTGCCGCCTCTGGAGAGGCTGTAAGTTTCGGGCACCGGGGCTGCGAGGAGTAGTGGCTGGGAACTGGGGGACCGAAAGCGTGCGGGGAACAAAGGCAAACGCGCACGTAGGCTTCCGTCCCAGTCACTAACTGCTTGGCAGCGTGCTCTAGGAGCGGCGTGAAGCGTATGCAGGCTCCTCCGTCTGCTTTGCACCCAGGTGCGCTCCTCTCCGGCGCACATTCTTCGGGGTCCTGGCTGCCCCTGCCTTCGTCCGAGTGGTGGCCTGGCTACTCCTCTGGGAGTCGGCTGGGCTCACCGGCACAGCAGCTACCGCCCTCAAAGCCGCACCTACCGACGCCGGTAAAGGGAAGGGCTTGTCTGCGAAAATGGGGGCGGGATTTGAGGGCCAAGGGGGTGGGCCGCGGCTCGGACTCCGGAGTCCTCTCCCTGAAGCGGTTTGCAAACGTAGTTTGCAAAGGCAGTCCTGTAACCCGGCGCGCGCGACCCTAGGACTGTGTGGTGAGCTGgaagaagttaaaaacaaaatccacGTATCTCCTCTTCTGTGTCACTCCACCCGCCCCGCACAGCTCTGTGGACTCTGGAGAGTCGGGCTCTGTTGTTCAGAGGCAGGACTGACCACTCTGTTACTAAAATATTGTGAAGGAAGTACAGCCTTGAAGCGTCTTGGGATGCATGAAGCTTCTTATCACGGAGGGGCCAGAGAGGCTTCTGTGCCCTGTGAGGTGTGAGAATCCCAATCCAGAATACAGAGACTGGGGGAGTGGAAAGAAGactattttacaaacatttaaaaaaattttttcactcATCCCaggtgtttattatttattttttaaattacattttattgattatgctgtcccagcttttccccctttccccctccacccagcaccccttactccctcaggcaatctccccaccccattgtccatgtccaccgGTCATGCGTGGAAGTTCTCTAGCTACTTCATTGCTTACACTCT
The sequence above is a segment of the Phyllostomus discolor isolate MPI-MPIP mPhyDis1 chromosome 2, mPhyDis1.pri.v3, whole genome shotgun sequence genome. Coding sequences within it:
- the CEP19 gene encoding centrosomal protein of 19 kDa codes for the protein MMCTAKKCGVRFQPPAIILIYENEMKGKSRQRIMPVRNFSKFSDCNRAAEQLKNNPRHKSYLEQVSLRQLEKLFVFLRGYLLGQSLAETMEQIRRETTIDPEEDLNKLDDKELAKRKSIMDELFEKNQKKKDDPNFVYDIEVEFPQDELQSCGWDTESADEF